Proteins encoded by one window of Lacipirellulaceae bacterium:
- a CDS encoding transposase: MPQSLAKVLVHFVYSTKHRTPWLESADLREQLYAYKATILRDEVDSPPLLIGGVKDHVHILCQLSRKVAIMDVVKKAKTETAKWIKKQSPSLSEFQWQSGYGAFSVSESNAPAVKKYIVRQEEHHQTMTYQDEFRQLCERHGIELDERYVWD; the protein is encoded by the coding sequence ATGCCGCAATCGCTAGCCAAGGTTCTGGTTCATTTCGTCTATAGTACGAAACACCGCACGCCCTGGCTCGAGAGTGCTGACTTGCGAGAGCAACTCTACGCCTATAAAGCGACGATTCTGCGTGACGAAGTTGACTCGCCACCGCTCTTGATCGGCGGCGTGAAAGATCACGTGCATATTCTTTGCCAACTCTCTCGCAAAGTTGCCATCATGGACGTGGTGAAGAAAGCGAAGACAGAAACGGCCAAGTGGATCAAGAAACAAAGTCCGAGCCTCAGCGAGTTTCAATGGCAAAGTGGATACGGTGCGTTTTCCGTGAGCGAATCGAATGCACCAGCCGTGAAAAAGTACATTGTCCGGCAGGAAGAACATCATCAGACAATGACCTACCAAGACGAGTTTCGTCAGTTGTGTGAGCGGCACGGAATTGAATTGGATGAGCGGTATGTGTGGGATTAG
- a CDS encoding alpha-galactosidase, with protein MTINCPLPTVLVALLSSFAPIGAHAAEELAISNRHLSAIFDQGAGVLTILSKDTDTTFIRDKLSSREPSSARVVEIEHAVFGAGEAIELTYANGRVDQIAAYEDVEFLFLRPTLANTSDRTINLKEVDLLDTALSLGKPVGSLKALGTAGLTAVDGQTGSYMFLALADPATNHGVVGAWLSSDRGSGIVFSGKQQDQATLRARIDYGRLRIAPGEQAEGETFVIGHFKDARRGLEEYADLVAQNYGIKLRPQPAGYCTWYSNPHGGACDQERIIEIAKTAAQELKPYGFDLVQIDDGWQDGKERNGPAKVFERVKPEGQYSDGMKPVADQITDLGLTAGIWWMPFAGDRRAPYFADKQPWFTKKADGTPYHTPWGGTALDLTNPRVRDFVGFLSNRMANEWGYKYFKMDGLWMGTSTKQAYINNGYREDDELGVPGVHDPNITPIEAYRLGLKQVRDSAGDDVFFLGCNVSQNMRSFGATYGLVDAMRVGPDNGAKWDRLVRGPWHSSNRYFLHRRVWYNDPDPLYIRASVPLHHARLICSWIAVSGHLSVCSEWLPELPEERVDMLRRTLPSHDAFARPVDIFENPLAKIWLLQDDRSGVLRNVIGLYNWSDKQSERIDYDLAKLGLDPTKQYVGFDYWSNEFLSPFTAKLAAELEPATCRVLALRELTDHPVLVSTSRHITQGIVDVVHEKWNRQERTLSGTSRLVGGDPYELRFALPASSTSWKLASFEVASDTVTVVSETQKGSFLRVGLSTEQSREIEWTAHFSPE; from the coding sequence ATGACTATAAACTGCCCACTACCTACCGTTCTCGTTGCCCTCCTTTCGTCTTTCGCCCCGATTGGAGCACATGCGGCTGAAGAGTTAGCGATTAGCAATCGCCATCTCTCAGCGATCTTTGATCAAGGAGCCGGCGTTCTCACGATCCTCTCCAAAGATACCGACACGACGTTCATCCGGGACAAGCTGAGTTCGCGAGAGCCGTCTTCGGCGAGAGTGGTCGAGATAGAACACGCTGTGTTCGGGGCTGGCGAAGCGATTGAGTTGACCTACGCCAACGGGCGCGTTGATCAGATAGCGGCCTACGAAGATGTCGAATTCCTGTTCCTCCGGCCAACGCTTGCCAACACTAGCGACCGGACCATCAACCTCAAGGAGGTCGATCTTCTCGATACCGCGCTCAGCCTGGGCAAACCTGTCGGTTCACTCAAGGCGCTAGGCACGGCTGGCTTGACCGCTGTCGACGGTCAAACCGGAAGCTATATGTTCCTGGCGTTGGCTGATCCCGCGACCAATCACGGCGTCGTTGGGGCATGGCTGTCTTCTGACCGGGGCAGCGGGATTGTGTTCAGCGGAAAACAGCAAGACCAAGCGACCCTCAGGGCCCGGATCGACTACGGTCGCCTTCGTATTGCTCCTGGGGAACAGGCAGAAGGTGAGACGTTTGTCATCGGCCACTTCAAGGACGCCCGGCGAGGACTTGAGGAGTACGCCGATCTGGTCGCTCAGAACTACGGCATCAAACTGCGGCCTCAACCCGCAGGCTACTGCACTTGGTACAGCAATCCGCATGGCGGCGCCTGCGACCAAGAACGCATCATCGAGATAGCAAAAACCGCCGCGCAGGAGCTCAAACCCTACGGCTTCGACTTAGTGCAAATCGATGATGGGTGGCAGGATGGAAAGGAACGCAACGGACCCGCCAAGGTATTCGAAAGGGTTAAACCTGAAGGCCAATACTCAGATGGCATGAAACCGGTTGCCGATCAAATTACCGACCTGGGCCTCACCGCCGGCATCTGGTGGATGCCGTTCGCGGGCGACCGACGTGCCCCCTACTTCGCAGACAAGCAACCGTGGTTTACGAAGAAAGCCGACGGTACGCCGTACCATACTCCTTGGGGCGGCACGGCGCTCGACCTGACGAATCCTCGGGTTCGCGACTTCGTCGGTTTCCTGAGCAATCGCATGGCCAACGAGTGGGGCTACAAGTACTTTAAGATGGACGGCCTGTGGATGGGCACATCGACCAAGCAGGCCTATATCAACAACGGCTACCGCGAGGATGACGAACTCGGCGTCCCGGGCGTTCATGATCCGAACATCACGCCGATCGAGGCCTACCGCCTCGGCTTGAAACAGGTCCGCGACTCCGCCGGCGACGACGTCTTCTTCTTGGGATGCAACGTTTCGCAGAACATGCGTTCGTTTGGTGCGACCTACGGCTTGGTCGACGCCATGCGGGTAGGGCCCGACAACGGGGCCAAGTGGGACCGACTGGTCCGCGGCCCCTGGCACAGCTCAAACCGGTACTTCCTCCACCGACGCGTCTGGTACAACGACCCCGACCCGCTGTACATCCGAGCGAGCGTGCCGTTGCACCATGCCAGGCTTATCTGCTCCTGGATCGCCGTCTCGGGCCACCTATCGGTCTGCAGCGAATGGCTCCCGGAACTTCCGGAGGAGCGCGTCGACATGCTCCGCCGCACGCTGCCGAGCCACGACGCCTTTGCTCGGCCAGTCGACATCTTCGAAAACCCGCTCGCCAAGATCTGGCTGCTGCAGGACGACCGCTCGGGGGTCTTGCGCAATGTCATTGGACTCTACAACTGGAGCGACAAGCAAAGCGAGCGAATCGACTACGACCTTGCCAAGCTGGGACTCGATCCCACGAAGCAGTACGTCGGCTTCGACTACTGGAGCAATGAGTTCTTGTCGCCTTTCACCGCCAAGCTCGCTGCCGAACTTGAGCCTGCTACTTGTCGCGTCTTGGCGCTCCGCGAACTTACCGATCACCCTGTGCTTGTCTCGACATCCAGGCATATCACGCAAGGCATCGTCGACGTAGTTCATGAGAAGTGGAATCGGCAAGAACGCACCCTCTCTGGGACCAGCAGACTCGTCGGCGGCGATCCGTACGAATTAAGATTTGCTCTACCCGCATCGAGCACTTCTTGGAAGCTGGCCTCGTTCGAAGTGGCTTCAGACACGGTGACGGTCGTGTCCGAAACGCAGAAGGGCTCGTTTCTGCGGGTGGGACTGTCTACAGAGCAAAGCAGGGAAATTGAATGGACTGCCCATTTCTCTCCCGAGTAA
- a CDS encoding DUF4914 family protein, with protein sequence MPLSALPELTLSNSAMSVLEAAEKAGRLHLAGSVEELVQLATPDASLGLGEVAPDGRYTVGYDVDGKFRPEVEVCQIKNGVAANYLEAYMRRRDPNCMVVGDDTVTDKPTYQERFNEPFNDLREATLDWLREQPIAAFFFRTGLPDKPLNAVAIAPANAGFFALGLAMLQGIVPLDEVKAEGANYNHEAVLYIAPPFRHTKFDGKQVVVHNRRFEQENDFNLHELFSYNLYPGPSAKKGVYGMLLTLGERDEEPWTTAHCSTVEVVTPYENSTVIMHEGASGGGKSEMLEHMHRERDGTLLLGTNTITGDTRKLTMPRGCDLRPVTDDMALCHSALQHHDGPQKKLTLIDAENAWFVRVNHIDHYGIDPQLERLTIDPPGPLLFLNIDAQPASTALIWEHKMDDPETPCPNPRVVVPRKFVPNVVSEPVTVDIRSFGVRCPPCTAEKPTYGILGLFHVLPPSLAWLWRLVAPRGHGNPSIVDQGGMQSEGVGSFWPFATGRKVDQANILLDQIMDTSSTQFVLIPNQHVGCWKVGFAPQWVTREYLARRGATPFKTEDLKASRCPLLGYNKETIQVEGQTIGSWFMDVANQPEVGEAAYDAGAKLLTDFFHQQVKEFLVDDLDPHGRKIIQACLDGASAEDYVGLGS encoded by the coding sequence ATGCCCCTCTCTGCTCTCCCTGAACTTACTCTCTCCAACAGCGCTATGTCTGTGCTGGAAGCGGCGGAAAAGGCGGGCCGTTTGCATCTGGCCGGCAGCGTCGAGGAGTTGGTCCAACTTGCCACGCCTGATGCCTCGCTGGGCCTCGGGGAAGTCGCCCCCGATGGTCGTTACACGGTTGGTTACGACGTCGATGGCAAGTTCCGCCCCGAAGTCGAGGTCTGCCAAATCAAGAACGGCGTCGCCGCCAACTATCTCGAAGCGTACATGCGTCGTCGCGACCCGAACTGCATGGTCGTGGGCGATGATACCGTCACTGATAAGCCGACCTACCAGGAGCGGTTCAACGAGCCATTCAACGACTTACGCGAAGCAACGCTTGACTGGCTCCGCGAGCAACCGATCGCGGCATTCTTCTTTCGCACCGGTTTACCGGATAAGCCGCTCAACGCGGTGGCGATTGCTCCGGCCAATGCAGGCTTCTTTGCTTTGGGCCTAGCCATGCTGCAAGGCATCGTGCCTTTGGATGAAGTGAAGGCCGAAGGGGCGAACTACAACCATGAAGCGGTTCTCTACATCGCCCCGCCGTTTCGCCACACGAAGTTCGATGGCAAGCAGGTAGTCGTTCATAACCGCCGCTTCGAGCAAGAAAACGACTTCAATCTCCACGAGTTGTTCTCCTATAACCTTTACCCCGGTCCTTCGGCGAAGAAGGGCGTCTACGGAATGTTGCTCACCCTGGGTGAGCGCGATGAGGAACCTTGGACGACGGCGCATTGCTCGACGGTTGAAGTCGTCACGCCGTATGAAAACTCGACCGTGATTATGCACGAGGGGGCTTCGGGTGGCGGCAAGAGCGAAATGCTCGAACACATGCACCGCGAACGCGACGGTACACTGCTGTTGGGCACCAACACCATCACCGGCGACACACGCAAGCTCACCATGCCCCGGGGTTGCGATCTACGTCCCGTGACCGACGACATGGCCCTCTGCCATTCCGCTTTGCAACATCACGACGGCCCGCAGAAGAAACTCACGCTAATCGACGCGGAAAACGCTTGGTTCGTGCGTGTGAACCATATCGACCATTACGGCATCGATCCACAGCTTGAACGGCTGACCATCGACCCGCCTGGTCCGCTGCTGTTCTTGAACATTGATGCGCAGCCCGCTTCAACGGCGCTCATCTGGGAACACAAAATGGACGACCCCGAGACGCCCTGTCCGAATCCACGGGTCGTCGTTCCTCGCAAATTCGTTCCAAACGTCGTGAGCGAACCGGTAACGGTCGACATCCGCAGTTTCGGCGTCCGTTGTCCTCCCTGCACCGCCGAGAAGCCGACCTACGGCATCCTCGGCCTGTTCCATGTCTTGCCGCCATCCCTAGCTTGGCTCTGGCGTTTGGTTGCCCCGCGAGGTCACGGTAATCCTTCGATCGTCGATCAAGGCGGCATGCAATCAGAAGGCGTCGGCTCGTTCTGGCCGTTTGCTACCGGGCGGAAAGTCGATCAGGCGAACATCCTGCTCGACCAAATCATGGACACGTCGAGTACGCAATTCGTGCTGATCCCCAACCAGCACGTCGGCTGTTGGAAAGTCGGCTTCGCTCCGCAATGGGTCACCCGCGAGTACCTCGCCCGCCGGGGTGCCACGCCATTCAAGACCGAGGACCTCAAAGCAAGCCGCTGCCCACTGTTGGGTTACAACAAAGAGACGATCCAAGTCGAAGGCCAGACGATCGGCAGTTGGTTCATGGATGTCGCCAACCAACCCGAAGTCGGCGAAGCCGCTTACGACGCTGGGGCAAAACTGCTGACCGACTTCTTCCACCAGCAGGTGAAAGAGTTCCTCGTCGACGACCTCGACCCGCACGGACGGAAGATCATCCAGGCGTGCCTGGACGGGGCATCGGCGGAGGATTATGTGGGGCTGGGAAGTTAA
- a CDS encoding biotin/lipoyl-binding protein translates to MATLADSIVSSSSRRLAIRVRPDLTARKQRYQGRNYWVVKEPVSLQYYRFEEEEFAILQMLDGESSLEEIAEQFEADFPPQTIRVEELQNFIGMLHKSGLVLSDASGQGVQLKERRDEKKRKELIGSLSNVLAFRFRGFDPERILNGLYPWVSWFFTPTATILSCMLALAAATLVIVQFDVFQSRLPDFHSFFAAKNWLVLGSVLMVTKVIHEFGHGLSCKHFGGECHEMGVMFLVLTPCLYCNVSDSWMLPNRWHRAAIGAAGMYVEVVIASVATFIWWFSEPGWLNYMCLNVMFVSSVSTILFNANPLLRYDGYYILSDILEIPNLRQKSSSILNRKLGKWCLGLEEQEDPFLPKRHQTLFALYTVASFIYRWVILLSILYFLNKVFEPYGLKVLGQAIACASLYGLVVMPFVKLFKFFRVPGRIQKVKRLRMFVSLLIIAGLISTLFLVPLPSKVIALFELEPHGAESVYIEAPGTLEWAVEPGTVVKKGDLLAQLTNVDLEMAIKRLEGEKASLETQVKTLKGMRFREGGEQATLELRVVREKLAATEEQLTQRLKDRDRLRITAPIDGTVIPPLRVPEPPGDKEEELATWYGSPLDKKNLGALLTPDGPQNLLCQIGDPKEWDAVLVINQDDIADVRRGQEVRIMFEESVYHVYVTEVEYVASNEELDVAPPRLASTSGGPLPSQPDADGVTRPIEKAYRAQARLSDPQGLLRHGLIGQARIETEPRTVAARLGRYLSRTFNFDL, encoded by the coding sequence ATGGCAACCCTCGCTGACAGCATCGTCTCCAGCTCGTCGCGGCGGCTTGCCATTCGCGTTAGGCCTGACTTAACGGCACGCAAGCAGCGCTACCAGGGCCGCAATTATTGGGTTGTGAAAGAGCCTGTTAGCCTGCAGTATTACCGCTTCGAGGAAGAAGAGTTTGCCATCCTGCAGATGCTTGATGGTGAGTCGAGCCTCGAAGAGATTGCCGAGCAGTTCGAGGCGGACTTTCCACCGCAGACCATCCGTGTCGAGGAACTCCAAAACTTCATCGGCATGCTCCACAAGAGCGGCCTCGTGCTCTCCGATGCTTCGGGGCAGGGCGTTCAGCTCAAAGAACGGCGCGACGAGAAGAAACGCAAAGAGCTCATCGGCTCTTTAAGTAACGTCCTCGCTTTCCGTTTCCGCGGGTTCGACCCAGAGCGAATCCTCAATGGGTTGTACCCCTGGGTCAGTTGGTTTTTCACCCCAACCGCGACAATTCTAAGCTGCATGCTGGCCTTGGCTGCCGCCACGTTAGTGATCGTGCAGTTCGACGTTTTCCAATCACGCCTGCCCGATTTTCACTCGTTCTTTGCCGCGAAAAACTGGCTGGTGCTTGGTAGCGTGTTGATGGTCACCAAGGTCATCCACGAGTTCGGCCACGGGCTCTCTTGCAAACATTTCGGCGGCGAGTGCCATGAGATGGGCGTGATGTTCCTCGTGCTCACGCCTTGCCTGTACTGCAACGTGAGCGACTCTTGGATGCTGCCCAACCGTTGGCATCGGGCAGCGATCGGTGCTGCCGGGATGTACGTCGAGGTCGTGATTGCCTCGGTTGCCACCTTCATCTGGTGGTTTAGCGAGCCCGGCTGGCTGAACTATATGTGCCTGAACGTGATGTTCGTCAGCTCGGTCAGTACGATTCTATTCAACGCCAACCCGCTGCTCCGCTACGATGGCTACTACATCCTTAGCGATATCCTGGAGATACCCAACCTCCGCCAAAAATCTAGTTCGATCCTCAACCGAAAGCTCGGTAAGTGGTGCCTCGGTCTCGAAGAACAAGAAGATCCGTTTCTTCCTAAACGGCATCAAACGCTCTTCGCACTCTACACCGTCGCGTCGTTTATCTATCGCTGGGTGATCCTGCTCTCCATTCTGTACTTCTTGAATAAAGTCTTCGAACCGTACGGCCTGAAAGTCCTCGGCCAAGCGATCGCTTGTGCTTCGCTATACGGCTTGGTCGTGATGCCCTTTGTGAAACTCTTCAAGTTTTTCCGCGTTCCCGGGAGAATCCAAAAAGTGAAACGCCTGCGTATGTTCGTCTCGCTGCTGATCATCGCGGGACTGATCTCAACCTTGTTCTTGGTGCCATTGCCTTCGAAGGTGATCGCCCTCTTCGAGCTGGAGCCGCACGGCGCAGAGAGCGTCTACATCGAAGCGCCCGGCACATTGGAGTGGGCCGTCGAACCGGGTACGGTCGTCAAAAAAGGAGACCTCCTCGCCCAGTTGACCAACGTCGATCTGGAAATGGCCATCAAGCGGCTTGAAGGAGAAAAAGCCTCGCTCGAAACTCAGGTGAAGACGCTCAAGGGGATGCGCTTCCGCGAAGGGGGCGAGCAAGCCACCCTCGAACTGCGAGTCGTCCGCGAGAAACTTGCCGCGACTGAGGAACAACTCACCCAAAGACTCAAAGATCGCGACCGTTTGCGAATCACCGCGCCAATCGACGGCACCGTCATCCCACCACTCCGCGTTCCCGAACCCCCCGGCGACAAAGAGGAAGAACTCGCCACTTGGTACGGTTCTCCCTTGGATAAGAAGAACCTTGGCGCGCTGCTCACCCCCGACGGACCGCAGAACCTGCTTTGCCAGATCGGCGACCCGAAAGAGTGGGATGCCGTGCTGGTGATCAACCAAGACGACATTGCCGACGTCCGCCGCGGGCAAGAGGTGCGGATCATGTTCGAGGAGAGCGTCTACCACGTGTACGTAACCGAAGTGGAGTACGTCGCCAGCAACGAAGAACTCGACGTCGCCCCACCACGTTTGGCAAGTACCAGCGGCGGCCCGCTTCCCTCCCAACCCGACGCCGACGGCGTCACCCGCCCCATCGAAAAAGCCTACCGAGCCCAAGCCCGCCTAAGCGATCCCCAAGGCTTACTCCGCCACGGACTGATCGGCCAAGCACGCATCGAAACGGAGCCACGCACCGTGGCGGCTCGACTAGGTCGGTATCTGTCGCGGACGTTCAATTTCGATCTATAA
- a CDS encoding HlyD family efflux transporter periplasmic adaptor subunit translates to MKTFVPIALAFLLAANSYAQNSRYEGDPTFNDVRVKVQDDIDIPGEEEGVLIELLVREGSRVKKGDVIGRIDDRMPQAQLKVAEFSLEAARARADDKIEEKYARKAAAVAKTDWEQDLQANRSNPGAVAEIQLRRKKLDWERSILQIEKAEKDQFLAGKDADVKLAELDAAKMAVDRRVIRAPFDGDVQTLYKHQSEWLNPGEPILRLLKLETMQVECFVDSAEFDPVDVARKPVTVRVNLARGRQASFEGRVIYVSQSVQSDGQYLVRAEIANQRTGDYWLVRPGLQASMTIHVSETAMKPTQGAK, encoded by the coding sequence ATGAAAACCTTCGTCCCCATCGCCTTGGCTTTCCTCCTAGCTGCCAACAGTTACGCCCAGAATTCCCGCTACGAGGGCGACCCCACGTTCAACGATGTTCGCGTTAAAGTTCAGGACGATATCGACATTCCCGGCGAAGAAGAAGGCGTGCTCATCGAACTGCTCGTCCGCGAAGGTTCTCGCGTGAAAAAAGGGGATGTCATTGGTCGCATTGACGACCGGATGCCTCAGGCACAACTCAAGGTGGCCGAGTTCAGTTTAGAAGCGGCCCGAGCTCGCGCTGACGACAAAATTGAGGAAAAGTACGCTCGCAAAGCCGCTGCTGTGGCAAAGACTGACTGGGAACAGGATCTCCAGGCGAATCGCAGCAACCCGGGAGCCGTCGCTGAAATTCAACTCCGCCGCAAAAAGCTCGATTGGGAACGGTCGATCTTGCAAATTGAAAAGGCTGAGAAAGACCAGTTCCTCGCCGGCAAAGATGCTGACGTGAAGCTGGCCGAACTGGATGCTGCGAAGATGGCCGTCGATCGTCGCGTCATCCGCGCCCCCTTCGATGGCGACGTGCAAACACTCTACAAGCATCAATCCGAGTGGCTTAATCCGGGCGAGCCGATCCTCCGATTGCTCAAGCTTGAGACGATGCAGGTCGAATGCTTTGTAGACTCGGCCGAATTCGACCCCGTTGACGTGGCTCGCAAGCCAGTCACGGTGCGAGTGAATCTGGCCCGTGGTCGCCAGGCTTCTTTTGAAGGCCGAGTGATCTATGTCAGCCAATCGGTCCAGTCTGACGGCCAATACCTCGTCCGCGCTGAAATTGCGAACCAGCGTACCGGCGACTACTGGCTCGTCCGCCCCGGCCTGCAAGCATCGATGACCATCCACGTGAGCGAAACCGCGATGAAACCAACTCAAGGTGCGAAGTAG
- a CDS encoding HlyD family efflux transporter periplasmic adaptor subunit gives MSNSTETPSASASMPDGDDVNRAKQEIQGLVQEVVELSKSDVETAEFYAGLLDRAVAALAAIGGVVWSIDETTGFKLEYQSNLRGSGLADNPAAQMQHARLLEDIAKKGEPTLVAPHSGSGGEGDDDDHVAANPTDHLLVVAPIQTDRGVDGLVEVFQRPGARPTTQRGYLRFLMQLCELAGEYLKTRRLRHFATKQTLWEQLESFTSQVHQHLDSRETAYTIANEGRRLIGCDRVTVVLKKGTKYVVESISGQDTFDKRSNVVRLLRNLSKVVCKSGEDLWYTGDTSDLAPQVEKAVNAYVDESHTKQLSVLPLREADPNEDDKENRRKKENMLGAIIIEQLVDSRPPDGLMQRVDVVRKHSATSLTNAQSHEGLFLLPLWKFIGKSRVLTTARNLPKTIAATIVLAGLIAAAILVPYDFTMVADGQLLPEVRRNVFADLDGTIEDVKVSLNSPVKEKDVVAEMRSTDLEAEAASLDGELQKTSEQIAAARKRREMMLDQRSRASEADMAQVTGEIKQLLKVMDSYEAQRRLLDKKREGLQVRSPIDGKVVTWRVEERLKGRPVRKGQQLMEVADPTQDWELDIFVPESKMGHVIERLQKLQEKDPGAKLKLTFILATHPGEKLEGTVQEIHTSAEVHGDQGNTVRMTASFDQALLKNQLGINDIVNDLKVGQDVKVKIDCGTRPVGYVLFHDLFEFIQSRILFRL, from the coding sequence GTGTCGAATTCTACCGAAACTCCCAGTGCGAGCGCGTCGATGCCGGACGGAGATGATGTCAATCGCGCAAAACAGGAGATTCAAGGTCTCGTCCAGGAAGTCGTCGAGCTCTCTAAGAGCGATGTCGAGACGGCTGAGTTCTATGCGGGCCTGCTCGACCGGGCCGTCGCTGCTCTCGCTGCCATCGGTGGCGTCGTCTGGAGCATCGACGAAACGACCGGCTTCAAACTCGAGTATCAGTCGAACCTTCGGGGCTCAGGGCTCGCCGATAATCCGGCCGCCCAGATGCAGCACGCTCGTCTCTTGGAAGATATCGCCAAGAAAGGCGAGCCGACGCTCGTTGCCCCCCATTCCGGCTCGGGTGGCGAAGGGGATGATGACGACCACGTTGCCGCCAACCCCACAGATCACCTCTTAGTCGTCGCGCCGATTCAGACCGACCGTGGCGTGGACGGTCTGGTGGAAGTCTTCCAACGTCCCGGCGCACGCCCGACCACGCAGCGCGGCTATTTGCGTTTTCTGATGCAACTGTGTGAGCTGGCCGGCGAGTACCTGAAGACTCGCCGCCTCCGCCATTTTGCCACCAAGCAAACGCTTTGGGAACAACTCGAGTCGTTCACCTCGCAAGTTCACCAGCACCTCGATTCCCGCGAGACGGCCTACACGATTGCCAATGAAGGTCGCCGGCTGATTGGTTGCGATCGCGTAACGGTCGTCCTCAAGAAGGGTACCAAATACGTCGTTGAGTCGATCAGCGGGCAAGATACTTTCGATAAGCGTTCCAACGTTGTTCGTCTTTTGCGAAACCTCTCCAAAGTGGTTTGCAAGAGCGGAGAGGACCTTTGGTACACCGGCGACACTTCGGATCTAGCGCCTCAAGTGGAGAAAGCGGTCAACGCATACGTTGACGAATCGCACACCAAACAGCTTTCGGTGCTGCCGCTGCGAGAAGCCGATCCCAACGAGGATGACAAGGAAAACCGTCGTAAGAAGGAGAACATGCTCGGGGCGATCATCATTGAGCAACTCGTCGATAGCCGCCCCCCCGATGGCCTGATGCAACGAGTCGATGTCGTGCGCAAGCACAGCGCTACATCGCTGACCAACGCCCAATCGCACGAGGGCCTGTTCCTGCTGCCGCTGTGGAAGTTCATCGGCAAAAGCCGCGTGCTGACGACCGCCCGTAACCTCCCCAAAACGATCGCCGCGACCATCGTACTGGCCGGTTTGATTGCCGCGGCGATCCTCGTGCCATATGACTTCACCATGGTCGCCGACGGCCAGCTTTTGCCCGAGGTTCGCCGCAATGTGTTCGCTGATCTGGATGGCACCATCGAAGACGTCAAGGTTTCCCTGAACTCGCCGGTTAAGGAAAAAGATGTGGTCGCTGAAATGCGATCCACCGATCTCGAAGCGGAAGCCGCTTCGTTAGACGGTGAATTACAGAAAACCTCTGAGCAGATCGCCGCGGCACGAAAACGACGCGAGATGATGCTCGATCAGCGTTCCCGGGCAAGCGAAGCCGACATGGCCCAAGTCACGGGCGAGATCAAGCAGCTCCTGAAAGTGATGGACAGCTACGAGGCCCAACGGCGCTTGCTTGATAAGAAACGCGAAGGTCTGCAAGTTCGCAGCCCGATCGATGGGAAAGTTGTCACCTGGCGCGTCGAAGAACGGCTCAAGGGTCGACCGGTGCGCAAGGGTCAGCAATTGATGGAAGTCGCCGATCCGACCCAAGATTGGGAACTCGATATCTTCGTCCCGGAGTCGAAGATGGGTCATGTCATTGAGCGCTTACAAAAACTGCAAGAGAAAGATCCCGGCGCGAAACTGAAACTCACTTTCATTCTCGCCACCCATCCCGGCGAGAAACTGGAAGGCACCGTCCAGGAGATCCACACCTCCGCCGAAGTCCACGGCGACCAGGGAAACACCGTCCGCATGACCGCCTCCTTTGACCAAGCCTTGCTGAAGAATCAGCTCGGTATCAACGACATCGTCAACGACTTGAAAGTTGGCCAAGATGTCAAAGTCAAAATCGACTGCGGCACCCGCCCGGTCGGGTATGTATTATTCCACGATTTATTTGAGTTCATTCAGTCGCGAATTTTATTTCGCCTCTAG
- the infA gene encoding translation initiation factor IF-1, translating to MAKEKEEALEVEGVVTQALANTRFRVEIEGGHIVQAHVAGRMRKHFIRIVPGDKVRVELSPYDLTKGRITYRER from the coding sequence ATGGCAAAAGAAAAAGAAGAAGCTCTGGAAGTCGAGGGGGTGGTTACCCAAGCCCTCGCCAACACGCGATTCCGTGTTGAAATTGAGGGGGGACATATCGTCCAGGCACATGTGGCCGGGCGGATGCGTAAGCACTTTATTCGTATCGTGCCAGGGGACAAGGTCCGCGTGGAGCTTTCTCCCTACGATCTGACCAAAGGCCGCATTACTTACCGCGAACGCTGA
- a CDS encoding ACT domain-containing protein yields the protein MNQVTIVATVIGEDRPGLVESIAETVVANGGNWVESQMAHLAGQFAGILKVGVPAESVAQLETALSGLQATGLQTIVRTDDSSPDGIQAESLLLELVGHDRPGIIREVTGVLASLGVNVEELGTEITAAANTGQPLFNAAATLRLPAGVDRAQLQAALEEVAGDLMVDIQLKANEL from the coding sequence GTGAACCAGGTTACGATCGTTGCAACAGTGATTGGTGAAGATCGTCCAGGTCTCGTCGAATCGATCGCTGAGACGGTAGTTGCCAACGGCGGGAACTGGGTAGAAAGCCAAATGGCTCACCTAGCAGGCCAGTTCGCGGGCATCCTCAAAGTCGGGGTGCCTGCGGAGAGTGTCGCTCAGCTTGAGACTGCACTGTCCGGATTGCAAGCGACCGGGTTGCAAACGATCGTCCGCACGGATGACTCGTCGCCCGATGGGATTCAGGCCGAATCGCTGCTGCTCGAGCTGGTCGGACACGACCGTCCGGGCATTATCCGTGAGGTGACCGGTGTACTTGCAAGCCTTGGAGTGAATGTCGAGGAGCTGGGCACCGAAATCACAGCAGCCGCCAACACGGGGCAACCGCTATTCAATGCCGCGGCAACGCTCAGATTGCCAGCCGGCGTGGACCGTGCCCAGTTGCAGGCCGCTTTAGAAGAAGTCGCTGGGGACCTGATGGTGGACATCCAGCTCAAGGCGAATGAGCTATAA